A stretch of the Capsicum annuum cultivar UCD-10X-F1 chromosome 8, UCD10Xv1.1, whole genome shotgun sequence genome encodes the following:
- the LOC107847789 gene encoding cell division control protein 2 homolog A isoform X3 — translation MRCPCMHIRSNRGVDCSPNIFGRSTPTLAWRRSPPPTAISSLFTPKGSPLSLILMDQYEKVEKIGEGTYGVVYKARDRVTNETIALKKIRLEQEDEGVPSTAIREISLLKEMQHANIVRLQDVVHSEKRLYLVFEYLDLDLKKHMDSCPEFSKDPRLVKVVTLWYRAPEILLGSRHYSTPVDVWSVGCIFAEMVNQRPLFPGDSEIDELFKIFRVMGTPNEDTWPGVTSLPDYKSAFPKWPPKDLGVIVPNVDGAGFDLLGKMLCLDPSKRITARNALGHEYFKDIGYVP, via the exons ATGCGTTGTCCTTGTATGCATATAAGAAGCAATAGAGGAGTTGACTGTAGTCCAAACATTTTTGGTAGAAGTACGCCGACACTTGCGTGGCGCCGCTCACCTCCTCCAACGGCGATTTCTTCCCTTTTCACCCCTAAAG GGAGTCCATTGAGTTTAATTTTGATggaccag TATGAAAAAGTTGAGAAGATTGGGGAAGGAACATATGGTGTAGTGTACAAGGCTCGTGATCGTGTGACTAATGAAACTATTGCACTGAAGAAAATAAGGCTGGAGCAGGAAGATGAAGGGGTACCAAGCACAGCTATTAGAGAAATCTCTCTCTTGAAAGAGATGCAACATGCTAATATTGTGAG GTTGCAGGATGTGGTGCACAGTGAAAAGCGATTGTACCTAGTGTTTGAATATCTTGACTTGGACTTGAAGAAGCACATGGATTCGTGTCCTGAATTCTCTAAGGATCCACGTCTGGTTAAA GTGGTGACATTGTGGTACAGGGCACCTGAAATACTGCTTGGATCACGCCATTACTCTACTCCTGTTGATGTGTGGTCAGTTGGTTGCATATTTGCTGAGATGGTGAATCAGCGCCCTCTGTTTCCTGGTGACTCCGAGATTGATGAACTTTTCAAGATTTTCAG AGTGATGGGTACTCCAAATGAGGATACATGGCCTGGAGTGACTTCTCTGCCTGATTATAAATCTGCCTTCCCCAAATGGCCTCCTAAG GACCTGGGAGTTATTGTACCAAATGTTGATGGAGCAGGCTTTGACCTTCTTGGT
- the LOC107847789 gene encoding cell division control protein 2 homolog A isoform X1, with protein MRCPCMHIRSNRGVDCSPNIFGRSTPTLAWRRSPPPTAISSLFTPKGSPLSLILMDQYEKVEKIGEGTYGVVYKARDRVTNETIALKKIRLEQEDEGVPSTAIREISLLKEMQHANIVRLQDVVHSEKRLYLVFEYLDLDLKKHMDSCPEFSKDPRLVKMFLYQILRGIAYCHSHRVLHRDLKPQNLLIDRRTNALKLADFGLARAFGIPVRTFTHEVVTLWYRAPEILLGSRHYSTPVDVWSVGCIFAEMVNQRPLFPGDSEIDELFKIFRVMGTPNEDTWPGVTSLPDYKSAFPKWPPKDLGVIVPNVDGAGFDLLGKMLCLDPSKRITARNALGHEYFKDIGYVP; from the exons ATGCGTTGTCCTTGTATGCATATAAGAAGCAATAGAGGAGTTGACTGTAGTCCAAACATTTTTGGTAGAAGTACGCCGACACTTGCGTGGCGCCGCTCACCTCCTCCAACGGCGATTTCTTCCCTTTTCACCCCTAAAG GGAGTCCATTGAGTTTAATTTTGATggaccag TATGAAAAAGTTGAGAAGATTGGGGAAGGAACATATGGTGTAGTGTACAAGGCTCGTGATCGTGTGACTAATGAAACTATTGCACTGAAGAAAATAAGGCTGGAGCAGGAAGATGAAGGGGTACCAAGCACAGCTATTAGAGAAATCTCTCTCTTGAAAGAGATGCAACATGCTAATATTGTGAG GTTGCAGGATGTGGTGCACAGTGAAAAGCGATTGTACCTAGTGTTTGAATATCTTGACTTGGACTTGAAGAAGCACATGGATTCGTGTCCTGAATTCTCTAAGGATCCACGTCTGGTTAAA ATGTTTTTGTATCAAATACTCCGTGGTATTGCTTATTGTCACTCTCATAGAGTTCTTCATCGAGACTTGAAACCTCAGAACTTGCTGATAGATCGACGTACAAATGCTTTAAAGCTGGCGGACTTTGGGTTGGCTAGAGCATTTGGTATTCCTGTCAGAACTTTCACTCATGAG GTGGTGACATTGTGGTACAGGGCACCTGAAATACTGCTTGGATCACGCCATTACTCTACTCCTGTTGATGTGTGGTCAGTTGGTTGCATATTTGCTGAGATGGTGAATCAGCGCCCTCTGTTTCCTGGTGACTCCGAGATTGATGAACTTTTCAAGATTTTCAG AGTGATGGGTACTCCAAATGAGGATACATGGCCTGGAGTGACTTCTCTGCCTGATTATAAATCTGCCTTCCCCAAATGGCCTCCTAAG GACCTGGGAGTTATTGTACCAAATGTTGATGGAGCAGGCTTTGACCTTCTTGGT